In the SAR324 cluster bacterium genome, one interval contains:
- a CDS encoding FxsA family protein: MSGIHWFLLGLLILIEGLLLILLGRESGLLGTILLSSVTAVGGLWLMREEDFSIWTLVEVELQQHRLPTDELWQAFLLWLAGGLLLVPGVLTDALGLSLTVPDIRSALIDQLNRYFRQRWNAAHRN, encoded by the coding sequence ATGAGTGGAATACATTGGTTCCTATTGGGACTGCTGATTCTCATCGAAGGACTACTGTTGATCCTGCTGGGGCGCGAGAGTGGTCTGCTGGGTACTATTCTCCTCAGTAGTGTCACAGCAGTTGGAGGGCTTTGGCTGATGCGAGAGGAGGACTTCTCAATCTGGACATTGGTGGAAGTAGAATTGCAGCAACACCGCTTGCCAACGGATGAACTTTGGCAAGCCTTCCTACTCTGGCTGGCTGGTGGTCTGTTGTTGGTTCCTGGGGTACTGACAGACGCCCTGGGCTTGTCGCTGACCGTACCAGATATCCGAAGTGCCCTGATTGATCAATTGAATCGCTACTTTCGCCAACGCTGGAATGCCGCTCACAGAAACTAG